CCGGCTGCGGCGTGCGACCCAGTCTGCCAGACTCACACCAACATCGGGATGCAACAAAGAGTATAGCCAGTGCGCTGTCCGGCTACGGCTGAAACTTCGGAACAGAACCGACACCGGCCGTTGCTCGAGTTCATCGCCGTGGCCCATCCACACCCGCAGTCCATCAATCTCCTGCTCCAGATTCTTGCCGGCCGGAACTTCAACTTCTTGACACAGAAATGTGCCGAACCGGAAGTCATGGTTTCCTGGCAGATACACTACCCTGGTTCCGTCCCGGCGCAGTCTTGAAAGCTCGGCCAGGATTTTCACTCCGCACTTCGGTATGACCCTGCGATACTCGAAACCGAAGTCAAACAGGTCACCGAGCACGTACAGGACATTGGCCCGGCTACGGACTGTCTCAAGAAAGCAGAGCAGCCTCTCCTCGGCTTCAGCCGTACCTGCACCCAAGTGCGCGTCAGCGATGAAGTAGTACGCGCTCAATTTTTTCAAGCGAGCGGTTGACCGGTTGTCGGGTGTCAATCCTAATGAGGTTGTGTCCTGGCTTTGGCGGCACGAACCTGGCCTTCATCCGGCGATAGATTCCAATGTCGGCGTCG
This is a stretch of genomic DNA from candidate division WOR-3 bacterium. It encodes these proteins:
- a CDS encoding UDP-2,3-diacylglucosamine diphosphatase, whose translation is MKKLSAYYFIADAHLGAGTAEAEERLLCFLETVRSRANVLYVLGDLFDFGFEYRRVIPKCGVKILAELSRLRRDGTRVVYLPGNHDFRFGTFLCQEVEVPAGKNLEQEIDGLRVWMGHGDELEQRPVSVLFRSFSRSRTAHWLYSLLHPDVGVSLADWVARRSRERQADEKLRERMAEFAKTKLGDGFDVVVLAHSHLPELRRYGSGIYLNIGDWLENFTYGVISNRAVALERFEGPGHGRIV